The genomic segment TCAACTTCATAAAGTGTTTTCAGTACCGTTATCTGTAAATCCAGTTATATTGGAAATGCATGTATTAACAGAaggttttctctgtttttaaacaGTACTTGTTGCCTGCCATAGTGCATATAAACCATCAGCCATTCCTAGAGCGAGGAGATGGACCTATTGTGAGTATAAGAAtgtaaacttttcatttcaagagGAATATTGTATTAAAAGCACAGGTCAGGTGGTTGGGGGGAAATATTGTGGAATGAGTTGAAAAATTAGGCATTTAAACTTTATAATAATGTGGTATTTGCAGATCATCAGTTCCATATTTTAGCTAGTCCAGCAGGTTCAAGTGCATTGCATAGATCTTGTCCTCCATTAAGGCTTTGTCAAAGAATTCAACCAGAGTAGAACTTCTGGTATTTCTTTTGGAATTATGCTTCTCAAAATGGGAATATTGGCTTGAGGACACCTACATCTCAAAATATGTCTGGCTTTGAGGATATTTTGCTGAAGGCAAAGTCCACAGGGGTAACTGGCAGCAAAAACCAAAAGGGCCTAGTATTAAGCTTTTTAAAGTGCTGCAGGAAGACCATCCTAGCAGCTTCTAAAAGCTTTCGGGTACCAAGTAAAACTTGGTTGGTTACCTTTGCCTCAGCAGGCAACATAGGACTTTTTCTCTTAAAGTCACAAGATTCAAGTTAAACTAGATTTGGCAAAAATTGAAAGATTGCACATGCTTGCTTACCCTTATAGTGCTAATTCGATATTGGTAATGTTTACAGTGTCTGGTGCTGGCACCAACTCGAGAACTGGCTCAACAAGTGCAGCAAGTGGCTGCTGAATATAGCAGAGCATGTCGTTTGAAGTCTACTTGTATTTATGGAGGCGCTCCAAAGGGACCACAAATTCGTGATTTAGAAAGAGGTATGAATAAAGTTGTTACCATATAGACACAGGCACTGTGGAAAACTCTCTCAGATGTGCTAATCTTGCTGTGCTTGGTTTAAGGTGTGGAAATCTGCATTGCAACACCTGGAAGACTCATAGACTTTTTAGAAGCTGGAAAGACCAATCTCAGGAGATGTACTTACCTTGTGCTTGATGAAGCTGACAGAATGCTTGACATGGGATTTGAACCTCAGATCAGAAAAATTGTAGATCAGATAAGGGTAAGTAGAAGTCATGTTCCAATCTTTACTGAACCAAAACAATGTAGTTTTAAAATTACACCAAAATGAAGGTGTCTACATATAGAAAATCAAAATTCTTGCAACCATCATATTCCTCCTCTCCTTTGAATTACATCCAGTTCAATTATATTAACATTTGTTGGACTGGATCTATACTGTTAAGACCATAGCTGGGTGCAGCATTTTGCTAGGTGGTTTAACTATGCTGTTCTGCTTGTGTAGTTCAAGTTAATAAAGTCTTAATGTATCTTCAGCCTGACAGGCAAACTCTAATGTGGAGTGCAACATGGCCCAAAGAAGTTAGACAACTTGCTGAAGATTTCTTGAAAGAATATGTACACATCAACATTGGGGCATTGGAACTAAGTGCAAACCACAACATTCTTCAAATTGTGGATGTATGTCACGATGTGGAGAAGGATGACAAGTACGTAGTCTCCTGAGAACTTGTTTGTGCTCCCAAAGCATTTGGGGGCTGATGGGGGTGAAAACATTTAGTTCTGTGAGTCGATCTCTTCATGGGGTGCGTCTACTAAATGAATAAAACTAACAAATGTTCAGTGGGGTTTCCTTTGATTCAATTTAGCTTTGTGTGACTTTAAGTTGCTTAATGCTAAGCATCTTAAGGTTAAGAATTGGGTCTTATTTGAAGTGAAATTGTGACTCTTAATAGCAGTACTAAAGAAACTATGCTAGTTTTGGGTATCGCCTTGAGTTGCTGTTTTGATTAACTAATTTTTCTTGCCAAAGACTTATTCGGTTGATGGAAGAAATTATgagtgagaaagaaaacaaaaccattgtGTTTGTGGAAACCAAAAGACGGTGTGATGATCTTACAAGAAAAATGAGAAGAGATGGGTATGTTTCCTCTCcaacatggaattttttttttaccttttttagaTTTCACTATGTAGCTTAGCTACTTCAGGCTAGCTTCCATCAGTCCACAATTCACTGAGAAGTATCATCCAGTGTACATAACTCTCTTCATAGTGATGAACTTAAAAAATCAATCTAGTATTAAATGTCAATTGAATAGTGCATCCAGCAAGATAATCTGTTTCATAATTGGTGCAGTATAAATTCATTAAACATCTTTAATGTCCATTTTAGAGGTTTGCAATTGATCTACTTTAAAAGCATAAGTATATAATGTAACTGGTGGAAGCTTACTCAAATGTTTGTTAAACCATATCCTGATTTGTTTTGTATATGTATAACATCTTGATGAGTTTAGTCATTCAATTTCAATATGCTTTCAGGTGGCCAGCAATGGGTATCCACGGTGACAAAAGCCAGCAGGAGCGAGACTGGGTTCTAAATGGTACGTGTGACTCATAAACTGTTCCTGGCACTTGTCAGATTTTTAATCTAATAAAGAATATAAACTGACTAGACTGTTCTGTTGCAGAATTCAAACATGGAAAAGCTCCCATCCTGATTGCTACAGATGTTGCATCCAGAGGTCTAGGTTAGTATAACTCCTCTAATGCCAGTTGCCAAACATTTAAAGAAAGTTCATTGCTTTCTTTAACCTCTGCATTTTTCTAAGTTTTTTTTCACATAAAGGTGCAGTCTTTGTGGCAAGGCCTAGGCATGACAATCGGAGGACTCGAGGGGGATGGAGGACTAGTGGAAATGATCGGCTGGCTGCTTCCAGTCGAATAGAGAGGTGAAAGCTGAGAGCATTGTGTGCCAGTAATCTTCAAAAGGCAAAGACCATCTTTTAAACGACTACCCTATAAACTGTTCTCTCATGAAACAGCAGTTTTTATTCACAGTTCACTTTGCCCTGGTATTTTTTTTCTGTCCCATGCTTTGCATGATTGCCATGGTACAGTGCTGTTACCTTTGTGCATACTGTTTGCTGTGATCTGTGGGTCTTTGAATTTCAGTGACTTTGCTGAAATGTCGAAGAAAATTATGAACTTCATTGTTCAATGAAATTCATTTCAACCTTGAAATGGAGAGAGCAGCTTTAAAATGTACTAAGccttgtacaaattggtgagtACTGGCACATGAGATCTGAGAAAAAGTCCACCTCTCACTTTAGCAAGTGGGGTGGGAAAGCAATGGCTTCTCCTTTTGAAAGTCAAAGTTCCTCCTTCACCTATACACCAGTCGTCATGTCGAGACCTGCCAGAGAGAGACACATTCTCAAGTGAACCCTGGCTTCTTGGAAGCGCTTGCCTAGACGAGACACAGTGCATAAAAACAACTTGGTGACTTTGGGGGACAGGTATGTTTTTCTTGCAGCTGCAGTTGAAAGGTCTTGGCAAGACAAGCAGTGtggcccactttttttttttgagcttctGATGAGTGTGTATGTGAAGGACCTTGTGTGTTTTTACTCTAAGGTCCTCAAATGAGCACATGAAGAGGCTGCTGTGAGCTTTAGTGGCCCTACTGCAAGAAGCATTCAGAAGTCACTTGATGATTTGTAAGGGAACTCTTGAGTTGGGAATGACAAGCAAATGCATTCTCCTTTTATGGTAAGGTTTTTAGAT from the Chelonia mydas isolate rCheMyd1 chromosome 14, rCheMyd1.pri.v2, whole genome shotgun sequence genome contains:
- the DDX5 gene encoding probable ATP-dependent RNA helicase DDX5 isoform X3 gives rise to the protein MEVIQAQNFTEPTAIQAQGWPVALSGLDMVGVAQTGSGKTLSYLLPAIVHINHQPFLERGDGPICLVLAPTRELAQQVQQVAAEYSRACRLKSTCIYGGAPKGPQIRDLERGVEICIATPGRLIDFLEAGKTNLRRCTYLVLDEADRMLDMGFEPQIRKIVDQIRPDRQTLMWSATWPKEVRQLAEDFLKEYVHINIGALELSANHNILQIVDVCHDVEKDDKLIRLMEEIMSEKENKTIVFVETKRRCDDLTRKMRRDGWPAMGIHGDKSQQERDWVLNEFKHGKAPILIATDVASRGLDVEDVKFVINYDYPNSSEDYIHRIGRTARSTKTGTAYTFFTPNNIKQVSDLISVLREANQAINPKLLQLIEDRGSGRSRGDRRDRYSAGKRGGFGSFRERENFERTYGAVGKRDFGAKAQNGGYSAQTYSNGTPFGNGFAAAGMQAGFRAAGNPAGAYQNGYDQQYATNIATMHNGMNQQQYAYPATGAAPMIGYPMPAGYTQ